Proteins from a genomic interval of Streptococcus oralis:
- a CDS encoding LicD family protein → MSERILTLEEIKQVELDILKYLHNLCEQHQIKYFIDFGTLLGAVRHKGFIPWDDDTDISLARDEFEKLYKVLQNENHPYYKLISFRETKGYPYSYMRVYDVRTRRDANLVDPTVVLGTCVDIFPYDGVVTQECDRKKMKLYKYFVRLSSLNFKGIKSENGGLKNLPRYMGSAIFRLTSPQLWNQKLESLALRYSVDQSTDLTCTIYDPYYPDGIKKEWLYDLIDIPYENIVVKVPKKYHEILVYEFGENYMTPPPIEQQVSGGDKNYWID, encoded by the coding sequence ATGTCTGAAAGAATTTTAACTCTTGAAGAAATCAAGCAAGTAGAATTGGATATTTTAAAGTATCTACATAATCTTTGTGAACAACATCAAATCAAATACTTTATTGATTTTGGAACCTTACTAGGAGCTGTACGCCATAAAGGATTTATCCCTTGGGATGATGATACAGATATTTCCTTAGCGCGTGATGAATTTGAAAAACTGTATAAGGTTTTACAAAATGAAAATCATCCCTACTATAAATTGATTTCATTCAGAGAAACAAAGGGATATCCATACAGTTATATGAGAGTCTATGATGTAAGGACACGTCGAGATGCTAACCTCGTAGACCCAACGGTCGTATTGGGAACTTGCGTTGACATTTTTCCATATGATGGTGTTGTAACACAGGAATGTGACCGTAAGAAAATGAAACTCTACAAATATTTCGTTCGACTTTCTTCTTTGAATTTTAAAGGGATCAAGTCTGAGAATGGTGGACTTAAAAACCTCCCTCGTTATATGGGATCAGCTATTTTCCGCTTAACTTCCCCTCAGCTATGGAATCAAAAATTAGAGAGTCTTGCTTTGAGGTATAGTGTGGATCAATCAACAGATCTTACTTGTACAATCTATGACCCTTATTATCCAGATGGTATAAAAAAAGAATGGCTCTATGATTTGATTGATATACCTTATGAAAACATTGTGGTCAAGGTTCCTAAAAAATACCATGAAATACTTGTCTACGAATTTGGAGAAAACTATATGACTCCACCCCCTATTGAGCAACAAGTTTCAGGAGGGGATAAAAACTACTGGATTGATTAG
- a CDS encoding glycosyltransferase family 2 protein has product MMGEKISVIVPVYNVEAYLERCVESILQQTYAHFELILINDGSTDSSGQICDHLASQYENIKAHHIENAGVSNARNMGIQLATGSWVTFIDSDDFVTQDYLATLASAVEGENIGFVIAPLHHIKNGIVTDLPPHSGKTELWSTEETMKELLMTTRTSFFPVAKLFKRDLLADEKFNTNYHLAEDALFLTELLLKTRCSCVFIDKPVYYYDHREGSATTSVNRYVFDTIEVYKQIIAQVSQAFPNLKYELINRECWSYITVYDKIIFTSREEYQKEKAELRNWIVQHRREIWKDAYFTTFRKIAILSLVISPWLYKKIVGLKN; this is encoded by the coding sequence ATGATGGGAGAAAAAATAAGTGTTATTGTTCCGGTCTACAATGTAGAAGCCTATCTGGAGCGATGTGTGGAGTCGATTCTTCAACAGACTTATGCCCATTTTGAGTTAATCTTAATCAACGATGGTTCTACTGATTCCAGCGGACAAATCTGTGATCACTTAGCATCTCAGTATGAGAATATTAAGGCTCATCATATCGAAAATGCTGGAGTTTCAAATGCTAGAAATATGGGAATTCAGCTAGCGACGGGTTCTTGGGTTACCTTTATTGATAGCGATGATTTCGTTACCCAGGATTACCTAGCTACTTTAGCAAGTGCAGTTGAGGGGGAAAACATAGGCTTTGTAATTGCTCCTCTGCACCATATTAAAAACGGCATTGTAACAGACCTACCTCCACATTCTGGAAAAACAGAACTCTGGTCAACAGAAGAAACCATGAAGGAACTACTGATGACCACCAGAACGTCATTTTTTCCAGTCGCAAAACTGTTTAAGAGAGACCTGCTTGCGGATGAAAAGTTTAATACAAATTATCACCTAGCTGAAGATGCCTTATTTTTAACTGAATTGCTACTAAAGACAAGATGCAGTTGCGTATTTATTGACAAACCTGTTTATTATTATGATCATCGTGAGGGAAGTGCAACGACATCTGTTAATCGATATGTATTTGATACAATAGAAGTTTATAAGCAAATAATTGCTCAAGTTTCACAAGCCTTCCCTAATTTAAAATACGAATTAATAAATAGAGAATGTTGGTCGTACATTACAGTTTACGATAAAATTATCTTTACTTCACGTGAAGAGTATCAAAAGGAGAAAGCCGAGCTGAGGAATTGGATTGTTCAGCACCGACGCGAAATATGGAAGGATGCTTATTTCACTACTTTTCGCAAGATAGCTATCCTATCACTTGTCATTTCTCCATGGCTATATAAGAAAATTGTTGGATTAAAAAACTAA
- a CDS encoding LCP family protein, with product MSKENPLSHHEQLRYDYLFKNIHYLNDRERREFDYLQQKMTGPKSEVHHFYQEEKEETWGRDIDLPTYGSRSRSKRSEKVAPLPKVKKKKRRIRFKRILTWFLLLITCVAAGMIFMFLRGFQSAANPTNKPADAKAAQVEVFNGQDTKDGVNILVMGTDGRIGQNSAETRTDTIMVLNVSGSDKKIKLVSFMRDNLVYIDGYSKIVNGQKQRDNKLNVAYELGEQEGQKGAEMVRKVLKDNFDLDIKYYALVDFQAFATAIDTLFPDGVTIDAQFSTLNGQPLTEATVGDDLHATETESPTQTIKVGKQQMNGSTLLNYARFRDDDEGDYGRTKRQQQVMSAVLEQIKDPTKLFTGSEALGKVFGMTSTNLPYSFLLTNGLSVLEGAQNGIERLTVPELGDWVDAYDVYGGQGLLVDQNKYQTKLAQMGMR from the coding sequence ATGAGCAAAGAAAATCCTTTAAGTCATCACGAGCAGTTACGTTATGACTATCTCTTCAAAAATATTCATTACCTCAACGACCGTGAACGGAGGGAGTTTGATTATCTGCAACAAAAAATGACAGGTCCCAAGTCGGAAGTTCACCATTTCTACCAAGAAGAAAAAGAAGAAACTTGGGGTAGAGATATTGATCTTCCGACTTATGGCAGTAGAAGTCGATCTAAGAGAAGTGAAAAGGTAGCTCCTCTGCCTAAAGTCAAAAAGAAAAAAAGAAGAATTCGCTTCAAACGAATACTGACTTGGTTCTTGCTGTTGATTACATGTGTGGCTGCAGGGATGATTTTCATGTTTCTTCGAGGGTTCCAGTCAGCGGCCAATCCAACAAATAAGCCAGCTGACGCCAAGGCAGCTCAAGTAGAGGTCTTTAACGGTCAGGATACCAAAGACGGTGTGAATATCCTAGTCATGGGGACAGATGGCCGTATCGGTCAAAATAGTGCAGAAACCCGTACCGATACGATCATGGTACTAAATGTCAGCGGATCGGATAAAAAGATCAAGCTAGTTAGCTTTATGCGTGACAACTTAGTTTATATTGACGGATATAGTAAGATTGTAAATGGCCAGAAACAGAGGGATAATAAACTAAATGTTGCTTATGAACTTGGGGAACAAGAAGGGCAAAAAGGGGCAGAAATGGTCCGCAAGGTTCTAAAAGACAACTTTGATTTGGATATTAAGTACTATGCCCTAGTTGACTTCCAGGCCTTTGCAACAGCTATTGATACCCTCTTCCCTGACGGAGTAACGATTGACGCTCAATTTTCAACATTGAATGGTCAACCTTTGACAGAAGCCACAGTTGGAGATGACCTTCATGCAACAGAGACTGAGTCACCAACCCAAACCATCAAAGTTGGAAAACAGCAGATGAATGGATCCACCTTGCTGAACTATGCTCGCTTCCGTGATGATGATGAAGGGGACTACGGTCGTACCAAACGTCAGCAACAAGTCATGTCAGCTGTTCTTGAGCAGATTAAAGATCCAACCAAGCTCTTTACAGGATCAGAGGCACTTGGAAAAGTTTTTGGCATGACTTCAACAAATCTACCGTATAGCTTTTTGTTGACCAATGGCTTATCTGTCCTAGAAGGTGCTCAAAATGGAATTGAAAGACTCACAGTACCAGAACTTGGTGATTGGGTAGATGCTTATGATGTCTATGGAGGGCAAGGACTTCTTGTCGATCAAAATAAATACCAAACCAAACTCGCTCAAATGGGGATGAGATAA
- a CDS encoding LicD family protein — protein MSDLKAIQARSLEMAEYFVAFCKEHDLLCYLCGGGAIGALRNKGFIPWDDDLDFFMPRKDYEKLAELWPRYADERYFLSKSHKDFVDRNLFITIRDKETTCIKPYQQDLDLPHGLALDVLPLDYYPENPAERKKQVRWALIYSLFCAQTVPEKHGAIMKWGSRILLGLTPKSLRYRIWKKAEKEMTKYSLAESDGITELCSGPGYMRNKYPIASFEDNLFLPFEGTEMPIPVGYDAYLRTAFGDYMTPPPADKQVPHHDAVIADMDKSYTEYKGEYGA, from the coding sequence ATGAGTGATTTGAAAGCGATTCAGGCTCGTAGTCTGGAAATGGCTGAATATTTTGTCGCGTTTTGTAAAGAACATGATTTGTTATGCTACCTCTGTGGTGGAGGAGCCATTGGCGCCCTTCGTAACAAGGGCTTTATTCCTTGGGATGATGATCTAGACTTTTTCATGCCGCGTAAGGACTATGAAAAATTAGCAGAACTGTGGCCCCGTTATGCAGATGAGCGCTATTTCTTGTCAAAGAGTCACAAGGACTTTGTAGACCGTAACCTTTTTATTACCATTCGTGACAAGGAAACCACCTGTATCAAACCTTACCAGCAGGATTTGGATTTGCCACACGGTTTGGCCTTGGATGTTTTGCCTTTAGATTATTATCCGGAAAATCCAGCTGAGCGTAAGAAACAGGTTCGTTGGGCCCTGATCTATTCACTCTTTTGTGCTCAAACTGTTCCAGAAAAGCATGGTGCCATCATGAAATGGGGAAGTCGCATCTTACTCGGCCTGACTCCAAAATCTCTACGCTATCGCATTTGGAAAAAAGCTGAAAAAGAAATGACCAAGTATAGTCTGGCTGAGAGCGATGGAATCACAGAATTATGCTCGGGCCCAGGCTACATGCGAAACAAGTACCCAATCGCATCCTTTGAAGACAATCTCTTCTTGCCATTTGAAGGAACAGAGATGCCCATTCCAGTCGGTTATGATGCCTATCTCAGAACTGCTTTTGGGGACTATATGACACCACCACCAGCGGACAAGCAAGTACCGCATCATGATGCTGTCATAGCTGATATGGATAAGTCTTATACAGAATACAAGGGAGAATATGGAGCATGA
- a CDS encoding MBL fold metallo-hydrolase — protein sequence MKNKWLLKSVRYSVLAFFLLLIQLSQGVDADTISAGSGNRIHFINTKAKSGSDAILLESNGHYALIDMGEDYDFPDGSDPRYPSRWGISMRNNQVLEDRLIRHLDQIGVKKLDFILGTHVHSDHIGGADEILNRYQVDKFYLKKYSDDRITSHWGLWDNLFNYDNALRAAQKRGVTLIQNITDEDSHFKLGDMDIQLYNYKNEYDADGNLKRVRDDNSNSIVSVVTVAGKRIYLGGDLDNAEGAEDKLGPVIGKVDMMKWNHHYDATISNTINFLENLSPKMVIQTTGGDINVASTREYLQKKNIQVLHAASQTQDATVFDISDKGFANVSNTFPDIPVVDEKWYQEDGYWKYRLTDGEMAIGWREIGGATYFFNGKGQMQAGRWLHLNDDWGENAKGNDYYLNQNGKMQTGGWFKLDDSWYYIQSNGARRFSELSEIGGKKYLFAADGKMLTGHQVYNGKKMFFSESGALQAAGKPSTWQKIDSDWYFYDEDGLKTVGKKNINGSTYYFNQEGVMQTGWTFVDGHWNYFASSGAMKTGWVKDQETWYYLDKDGIMLTGRQDINGVRYYLNASGAMQTGWAFVDGHWNYFASSGAMKTGWVKDQETWYYLDKDGIMLTGNQDINGVRYYLNASGAMQTGWAFVDGHWNYFASSGVMKTGWLKDNESWYYLDPETGIMAVGSKEIDGKNYFFKSSGIMQVGWQWSNDSWHYYATSGAVQTGWLKDGDAWYYLEGKEGIMLVGLHQVDGKQYYFSRSGAMQTGWKWSDNHYRYFESNGAMKTGWIKDKGVWYYLNPEDGIMLVGLHKVNGDHYYFDESGAMQTGWKQLDGNWYYFQADGSLLKNATTPDGYKVNEEGIWKQAVAAVNSEAVKPEQKQEANSSIVEQPKQDSNLEANASEKKEKE from the coding sequence GTGAAAAATAAATGGTTATTAAAATCAGTTAGATATAGTGTTCTCGCATTCTTTCTATTACTGATTCAGTTATCGCAAGGAGTAGATGCAGATACTATCTCTGCAGGTTCGGGCAATCGTATCCATTTCATAAATACTAAAGCAAAATCTGGAAGTGATGCCATCCTTCTGGAAAGTAATGGCCATTATGCTTTGATTGATATGGGAGAAGACTATGATTTCCCTGATGGGAGTGACCCACGCTATCCAAGCCGCTGGGGAATTTCCATGAGAAATAATCAAGTATTGGAAGATCGCTTGATTCGCCACCTGGATCAAATAGGTGTAAAAAAATTAGATTTTATTCTAGGAACTCATGTCCATAGTGATCATATCGGCGGAGCAGATGAGATACTTAATCGTTATCAAGTTGATAAGTTTTATCTGAAAAAATATTCAGATGATCGGATCACCTCACACTGGGGACTTTGGGATAATCTTTTTAATTATGATAATGCTTTGAGAGCGGCTCAAAAACGAGGGGTTACTCTTATTCAGAATATTACAGATGAGGATAGTCACTTTAAATTAGGTGATATGGATATCCAACTCTATAACTATAAGAATGAATATGATGCTGATGGGAATCTGAAAAGAGTTCGAGATGATAACTCCAACTCCATTGTTTCAGTGGTGACTGTGGCAGGAAAGAGAATCTATCTTGGTGGAGATTTGGATAATGCCGAGGGAGCAGAAGATAAGTTAGGTCCAGTTATCGGCAAGGTTGATATGATGAAATGGAACCACCATTATGATGCGACAATTTCAAATACGATTAATTTCCTTGAAAACTTATCACCAAAAATGGTTATTCAGACAACTGGTGGAGATATTAATGTTGCTTCAACCAGAGAATACCTTCAGAAGAAAAATATTCAGGTTCTTCATGCTGCTAGCCAAACTCAAGATGCTACCGTTTTTGATATTAGCGATAAAGGATTTGCTAATGTTTCAAATACCTTCCCTGATATCCCTGTAGTTGACGAAAAATGGTATCAAGAAGATGGCTATTGGAAATATCGTTTGACTGACGGAGAAATGGCTATCGGCTGGAGAGAGATTGGCGGAGCCACTTACTTCTTTAATGGAAAAGGACAAATGCAAGCAGGTCGCTGGCTTCACCTTAACGACGACTGGGGAGAAAATGCCAAAGGGAATGATTACTATCTGAACCAAAATGGTAAAATGCAAACTGGTGGTTGGTTCAAACTAGATGACTCTTGGTATTATATCCAATCAAATGGTGCTAGACGATTTAGCGAGCTCTCTGAAATTGGAGGGAAAAAGTATCTCTTTGCGGCAGATGGGAAGATGCTAACAGGACATCAAGTCTATAATGGCAAGAAGATGTTCTTTAGCGAAAGTGGTGCACTCCAAGCAGCAGGTAAGCCTTCAACTTGGCAAAAGATTGATTCAGATTGGTATTTCTATGATGAGGATGGGCTAAAGACTGTCGGTAAAAAGAATATTAATGGAAGCACGTACTACTTTAATCAAGAAGGTGTCATGCAAACTGGCTGGACCTTTGTTGATGGTCACTGGAACTATTTTGCAAGTTCTGGAGCTATGAAAACTGGTTGGGTCAAGGATCAGGAAACATGGTATTATCTGGATAAAGATGGCATCATGTTAACTGGCAGACAAGATATAAATGGTGTTCGTTACTATTTGAATGCTAGTGGTGCCATGCAAACAGGCTGGGCCTTTGTTGATGGTCACTGGAACTATTTTGCAAGTTCTGGAGCTATGAAAACTGGTTGGGTCAAGGATCAGGAAACATGGTATTATTTGGATAAAGATGGCATCATGTTAACTGGAAACCAAGATATCAATGGTGTCCGTTACTATTTGAATGCCAGTGGTGCCATGCAAACAGGCTGGGCCTTTGTTGATGGTCACTGGAACTATTTTGCAAGTTCTGGAGTTATGAAAACTGGTTGGTTGAAAGATAATGAATCATGGTATTATTTGGATCCAGAAACAGGCATCATGGCTGTAGGCTCTAAAGAAATTGACGGTAAGAACTATTTCTTCAAATCCTCAGGCATCATGCAAGTTGGATGGCAGTGGTCAAATGATTCTTGGCATTATTACGCTACGTCTGGCGCAGTCCAAACTGGTTGGTTGAAAGATGGTGATGCTTGGTACTATCTTGAAGGAAAAGAAGGCATTATGCTGGTCGGCCTTCATCAAGTAGATGGTAAGCAATATTACTTTAGCAGATCTGGAGCCATGCAAACAGGCTGGAAATGGTCTGATAATCATTACCGTTACTTTGAATCAAACGGTGCCATGAAAACTGGTTGGATAAAAGACAAAGGCGTTTGGTATTATCTAAATCCTGAAGATGGTATCATGTTGGTTGGTCTTCATAAAGTAAATGGTGATCATTATTACTTTGATGAATCAGGAGCTATGCAAACAGGTTGGAAACAGCTTGATGGTAATTGGTACTATTTCCAAGCTGATGGTTCTTTATTGAAGAACGCAACAACACCTGATGGTTACAAAGTAAACGAAGAAGGAATCTGGAAACAGGCTGTTGCTGCTGTAAATAGCGAGGCAGTTAAGCCAGAACAGAAACAAGAAGCTAATTCCTCTATTGTTGAACAACCTAAACAAGATTCAAACCTAGAAGCCAACGCTTCTGAAAAGAAAGAAAAAGAATAA
- a CDS encoding oligosaccharide flippase family protein — MKNIKVNALASLLVNILNIVFPLITNPYLTRILSKSNYGYFNTANTWASFVIPLAAFGIYNYGIRAISKVKDDKNKINYVFSKLFYISVFTSLLTTGIYFLIIFFDTSIENLKVLYYILGAQALFQFLNIEWMNEAYENYAFILYKTLIIRITMLVAIFAFVKTADDIVPYAIVMTATTILNYLLSFLWIKREVSFVKIGFVELAKASKPLFTMLLLANANMLYTLLDRMFITKGPDENYISYYTIAYSIVMLIASVLSGAINVSIPRLGYYLGKKDYKSYNYLVNQAASLFYFLMVPTSIGIMILGRYATVIYSSEKYLEAGIVTSVFAFRTIIWAIELILGKQIIFINDHENRLTAFYFLGGGANILLNSILYFNNIFAPEYYIATTIIAETIVVLLEIHFIKKHQLISLKEIFITLTRYSLISLGFIPIFYIFKMIFQINSYTVNFNMILMVLSTVATCGIYYLLTLFITKDKTLHYALNLVLAKLKRN, encoded by the coding sequence ATGAAAAATATAAAAGTAAATGCCTTAGCCAGCCTGCTGGTCAATATTCTCAATATCGTTTTCCCACTGATAACAAATCCTTATCTGACGCGGATTCTCAGCAAATCCAATTACGGTTATTTCAATACGGCCAATACCTGGGCAAGTTTCGTTATTCCACTAGCTGCCTTTGGAATATACAACTACGGGATTCGAGCTATCAGTAAGGTCAAGGATGACAAGAATAAAATCAACTACGTCTTTTCTAAGTTGTTTTATATCTCGGTTTTCACTTCTCTCCTGACGACTGGTATCTACTTCCTCATTATCTTCTTTGACACCAGCATTGAGAATCTGAAAGTCCTCTACTACATCCTAGGGGCCCAAGCACTCTTCCAATTTCTCAATATCGAATGGATGAACGAGGCTTATGAAAACTATGCCTTCATCCTCTACAAAACGTTAATTATTCGAATTACCATGCTGGTCGCTATCTTCGCCTTCGTTAAAACGGCAGATGATATCGTTCCTTATGCTATCGTTATGACAGCGACCACTATCCTCAACTACCTGCTTAGTTTTCTTTGGATTAAGAGAGAAGTTTCTTTTGTTAAAATTGGATTCGTCGAATTAGCTAAAGCTTCTAAACCGCTCTTCACTATGCTTCTCTTAGCAAACGCTAATATGCTTTATACCTTGCTAGATAGAATGTTTATCACCAAGGGACCGGATGAAAACTATATTTCCTATTATACAATTGCCTATAGTATCGTCATGCTAATTGCCAGTGTCTTGAGTGGAGCTATCAACGTAAGTATTCCGCGCCTTGGCTACTATCTCGGTAAAAAGGATTACAAGTCCTACAATTATCTCGTGAATCAAGCGGCATCCTTATTCTATTTCCTTATGGTTCCAACTAGTATCGGGATTATGATATTGGGACGGTACGCAACTGTTATTTATTCTTCTGAAAAGTATCTTGAAGCAGGTATCGTAACCAGCGTCTTCGCTTTTCGTACCATCATCTGGGCTATTGAATTGATTCTTGGTAAACAGATTATCTTTATCAACGACCATGAAAATCGCTTAACTGCCTTTTACTTCCTCGGTGGTGGCGCCAATATACTATTAAATAGCATCTTGTATTTCAATAATATTTTTGCACCTGAGTATTACATCGCTACGACCATTATCGCAGAAACTATCGTAGTTTTACTTGAAATTCATTTTATCAAGAAACATCAACTGATTAGTTTAAAAGAAATTTTTATAACCTTAACACGTTACAGCCTCATATCCCTTGGTTTTATCCCAATCTTCTATATTTTCAAAATGATTTTCCAAATCAATTCCTACACAGTAAACTTCAATATGATTCTCATGGTTCTTTCTACCGTAGCAACTTGTGGTATCTATTATCTCTTGACCCTCTTTATCACCAAAGACAAAACACTCCACTATGCACTGAATCTTGTACTTGCTAAATTAAAACGAAATTAA
- a CDS encoding LicD family protein, whose protein sequence is MNFSKMDEYFEKSKLWIAYLFVFISILSMSSLVYKIANPLYKGLSAIVVLYICYTLLFKWKEITVDRKFLSLFGLLAGSHLLSAIFNRSGHLIGNVIEILFMVTYVLLFTMLQSGQLKKLFDWIAYTVQIVSFSSAIFAFGLLLSRVLILFKIGEQSYYYGVMNGRLWGIVNPNASAIFSYISIILAMYLIHKGSKYSVYLKLNNVIQLVYFATMQSRGALLSLLLMIGLYSFFATRGSIVKRFLTFIVAGLLITATNIGLSYVTSIYISSETATVLDLNKGQSYAETDSSVTKKNGELHLIETTPSGRTYIWKNAIKMGSTKPIFGYGVRNVPDYYTEYFSKFEIQNSLIGGNFHNIFVTIFVSSGVLGLAFFLLVLAYVIKRFLTYLIVSKKNTDKLIMILFFGILLGQLFESQIMYSTNFINIIFWLAIGYGLVVCKQDEGIRYQEVTDVSEIQQMELGIMEYIHDVCQKIGVKYFLAYGSLIGAVRHQGFIPWDDDMDICMLREDYEKLQDYLIANPDERYEVMSYKNNLNYVYPFMKVQDNHTYLLEEDVRIDSNMGIYVDIFPVDGYEDDVEFKNKMTKLIKKRQLSCYTFKGITNTKSVLNSLLRYVSVIIFYFTNTNKYVAQIEELAKSRKVSDYEQVDYLIYKDMNKPVWRREWLEQVTTGTFEGKEFTIPKNYHEILTSDYGDYMQLPPVEQRVSHHDFKLWKIVKRSK, encoded by the coding sequence ATGAATTTTTCAAAAATGGATGAATACTTTGAAAAATCAAAACTATGGATTGCGTATCTATTTGTTTTCATTTCGATTTTAAGTATGAGTTCACTGGTTTATAAGATAGCAAATCCCCTCTATAAGGGATTGTCAGCGATTGTAGTGCTTTATATTTGCTATACTTTATTGTTTAAGTGGAAAGAAATCACAGTAGATCGTAAATTTCTATCCTTATTTGGACTCTTAGCTGGAAGTCATCTGCTATCTGCTATTTTCAATCGCTCGGGACATTTGATTGGAAATGTGATTGAAATTCTCTTCATGGTAACCTATGTTTTATTATTTACCATGTTACAATCGGGTCAACTCAAAAAATTATTTGACTGGATTGCCTATACGGTTCAAATTGTATCTTTTTCTTCAGCAATTTTTGCGTTTGGTTTATTGCTAAGTAGAGTCCTTATCCTATTTAAGATTGGCGAGCAATCTTATTATTATGGTGTCATGAATGGACGTCTGTGGGGGATTGTCAATCCTAATGCTAGTGCGATATTTTCATACATTAGCATTATTTTGGCTATGTATTTGATCCATAAAGGAAGTAAATATTCTGTTTATCTTAAACTGAACAATGTGATTCAATTAGTTTACTTCGCTACGATGCAAAGTCGAGGAGCCTTACTTTCTTTACTTCTCATGATTGGACTCTATAGTTTCTTTGCTACTAGAGGAAGTATCGTTAAACGATTCCTCACTTTTATAGTTGCTGGTTTGCTGATTACTGCAACTAATATAGGATTAAGCTATGTAACTTCAATCTACATTTCATCTGAAACTGCGACTGTCTTAGATTTAAACAAAGGACAATCCTATGCTGAAACAGATTCGTCTGTCACTAAGAAGAACGGTGAGCTCCATCTGATTGAAACAACACCAAGTGGTAGAACCTATATCTGGAAAAATGCCATCAAGATGGGAAGTACGAAACCAATTTTTGGTTATGGTGTACGAAATGTTCCAGATTACTACACAGAATATTTCAGTAAATTTGAGATTCAAAACTCTCTTATCGGTGGGAATTTCCATAACATTTTTGTGACCATATTTGTCAGTTCGGGAGTTCTAGGCTTAGCATTCTTCCTTCTTGTACTGGCTTATGTCATCAAGCGCTTTTTAACTTATTTGATTGTTTCCAAGAAAAATACTGATAAATTGATCATGATTCTTTTCTTCGGTATCTTGCTTGGTCAATTATTTGAAAGTCAGATTATGTATTCAACCAACTTTATTAATATCATCTTCTGGCTAGCGATTGGCTATGGACTTGTAGTCTGCAAACAGGATGAAGGAATTCGGTATCAAGAAGTAACAGATGTCAGTGAAATTCAACAGATGGAACTTGGAATCATGGAGTATATTCATGATGTTTGTCAGAAAATTGGGGTTAAGTATTTCTTGGCATATGGAAGTCTAATTGGTGCTGTTCGCCATCAAGGATTTATACCTTGGGATGATGACATGGACATCTGCATGTTACGAGAAGATTATGAGAAGTTGCAAGACTACCTTATCGCTAACCCTGATGAACGTTACGAGGTCATGTCTTATAAAAATAATCTCAACTATGTCTATCCCTTCATGAAAGTGCAGGATAACCATACCTACTTGTTGGAAGAAGATGTTCGCATCGATTCAAATATGGGGATATATGTAGATATTTTCCCTGTAGATGGCTACGAGGATGACGTAGAATTTAAAAACAAGATGACGAAACTGATAAAGAAACGTCAATTGAGTTGCTACACCTTTAAAGGAATTACTAATACGAAAAGTGTACTGAATTCACTGCTACGCTATGTGTCAGTTATTATTTTCTATTTTACCAATACGAACAAATACGTTGCCCAGATTGAAGAGCTTGCAAAATCCCGTAAAGTCTCAGATTATGAGCAAGTGGATTATCTTATCTACAAAGATATGAACAAACCAGTGTGGAGACGTGAATGGCTGGAACAAGTTACTACTGGAACATTTGAAGGTAAGGAATTTACCATTCCAAAAAATTATCATGAAATTTTGACCTCAGACTACGGAGACTATATGCAATTGCCACCGGTTGAACAAAGAGTATCTCATCATGATTTTAAATTATGGAAGATTGTTAAAAGGTCTAAATGA